From one Catenuloplanes nepalensis genomic stretch:
- a CDS encoding MFS transporter yields MLLAPAIAPASTTTRRPWVSVYAVMFFSTWAGNQFSPLLLLYKQREHYGVVAVNGFLGVYVLGLIPAFLLSGALSDRYGRRPVMFGGVLAALAASTALAFGETGPVMICVGRFLAGIAVGTATCVGTSWLKELSQGVHDPHADAGAGARRATTSFALGSATGALIAGLFAQWGPWPLQLPFVIHLVLTLPFAWLVLRAPETAGVPSTFRVSTLGNRRFLRIVAVAAPWLFVAPSVTYGYLPVLLERTTAGVGIAYATLLTVIALGVSALVQPLVKRRERFDSTRGLIAAIALITAGVGLAATADHLQSATIGLVTAAVMGCGIGVGMVSAIMEVQRIAGPRDLAGLTGVFYAIAYTGFLTPTLLATVSGTLGTTAPLLGVTGLGVLSVLLLVTASRTLRPADPAVAATPPPAAPR; encoded by the coding sequence ATGCTCCTCGCACCCGCGATCGCCCCGGCTTCGACGACCACCCGGCGGCCGTGGGTCTCCGTCTACGCCGTCATGTTCTTCTCCACCTGGGCCGGCAACCAGTTCAGCCCCCTGCTGCTGCTCTACAAGCAGCGGGAGCACTACGGGGTGGTCGCGGTCAACGGCTTCCTCGGCGTCTACGTGCTCGGCCTGATCCCGGCGTTCCTGCTCAGCGGCGCGCTCTCCGACCGGTACGGCCGGCGCCCGGTGATGTTCGGCGGCGTGCTGGCCGCGCTCGCCGCCAGCACCGCGCTCGCGTTCGGCGAGACCGGCCCGGTGATGATCTGCGTCGGCCGCTTCCTGGCCGGGATCGCGGTCGGCACCGCCACCTGCGTCGGCACGTCCTGGCTGAAGGAGCTGTCCCAGGGCGTCCACGACCCGCACGCCGACGCCGGTGCCGGGGCGCGGCGCGCGACCACGTCGTTCGCGCTCGGCTCCGCCACCGGCGCGCTGATCGCCGGCCTGTTCGCGCAGTGGGGACCGTGGCCGCTACAGCTGCCGTTCGTCATCCACCTGGTGCTGACGCTGCCGTTCGCGTGGCTGGTGCTGCGCGCGCCGGAGACCGCCGGCGTCCCGTCGACCTTCCGGGTCTCCACCCTTGGAAACCGCCGCTTCCTGCGCATCGTGGCGGTCGCGGCGCCGTGGCTGTTCGTCGCGCCCTCCGTCACCTACGGATACCTGCCGGTGCTGCTGGAGCGGACCACGGCCGGCGTCGGCATCGCCTACGCCACGCTGCTCACGGTGATCGCGCTCGGCGTGTCCGCGCTGGTCCAGCCGCTGGTGAAGCGCCGGGAACGGTTCGACAGCACGCGCGGCCTGATCGCCGCGATCGCGCTGATCACCGCGGGCGTGGGACTGGCCGCGACCGCCGACCACCTCCAGTCCGCGACGATCGGCCTGGTCACGGCCGCGGTGATGGGCTGCGGGATCGGCGTCGGCATGGTCTCCGCGATCATGGAGGTCCAGCGCATCGCCGGCCCGCGCGACCTGGCCGGCCTGACCGGCGTCTTCTACGCCATCGCGTACACCGGCTTCCTCACGCCCACGCTGCTGGCCACGGTCTCGGGCACGCTGGGCACCACCGCGCCGCTGCTCGGCGTGACCGGGCTCGGCGTGCTCAGCGTGTTGCTCCTGGTCACGGCTAGTCGAACGCTCCGGCCGGCGGATCCGGCAGTCGCCGCCACCCCTCCTCCCGCCGCGCCGCGCTGA
- the prfH gene encoding peptide chain release factor H gives MNLLISAGRGPVECTWALARLVRRLEAEATRRGVTVTRVEEVAGDRPGTYRSVLLSIADEAFAATWTGTLCWQAPSPFRATKRKNWYVIAAPVSVDIERTHFDEADVEIVPIRTGGPGGQHRNKVSSSVRATHRPTGLVVVADTERHFGLNRSLALRRLRERVEAGDAAAAERLKTQRWEVHDDLVRGDPVRTES, from the coding sequence ATGAACCTGCTGATCTCGGCGGGCCGCGGCCCGGTGGAGTGCACGTGGGCGCTGGCCCGGCTGGTCCGGCGCTTGGAGGCGGAGGCCACGCGGCGCGGCGTGACCGTGACCCGGGTCGAGGAGGTGGCGGGCGACCGGCCGGGCACGTACCGCTCGGTGCTGCTCTCGATCGCCGACGAGGCGTTCGCCGCGACCTGGACCGGCACGCTGTGCTGGCAGGCGCCGTCCCCGTTCCGCGCCACGAAACGCAAGAACTGGTACGTGATCGCCGCGCCCGTGTCAGTTGACATCGAGAGGACCCACTTCGACGAGGCGGACGTGGAGATCGTGCCGATCCGCACCGGCGGTCCCGGCGGCCAGCACCGCAACAAGGTCAGCTCGTCCGTCCGGGCCACGCACCGGCCGACCGGCCTGGTCGTGGTCGCGGACACCGAGCGCCACTTCGGGCTGAACCGCTCGCTGGCGCTGCGCCGGCTGCGGGAACGCGTCGAGGCCGGCGACGCCGCGGCCGCCGAACGGTTGAAGACGCAGCGGTGGGAGGTCCACGACGACCTGGTCCGCGGAGACCCGGTACGCACCGAGAGCTGA